A portion of the Blastopirellula sediminis genome contains these proteins:
- a CDS encoding quinol:cytochrome C oxidoreductase, whose translation MGHHQKQIKVSNDETIRLGDIRSVLMVGGYGAGLAGMLVALVMGIMAGDRLRHFFFAYLTNYLFFLSIALGALGFIALQHLTRAGWSASVRRITEIIAMTLAPMALLFLPILFSVLSGSHSLYEWNNSELVATNHVLAGKAPYLNSTFFAIRAVLYFAVWIAAARFFFAKSTAQDESGDPSLTLRMESKSPLVVAAFALTVTFASIDWAMSLDPMWFSTMYGVYFFAGAMVAFFSFTLICCSVLQSWGKLTEVITVERYHDLSKFIWGFTLFWGYIAFSQYLLYWYGNIPEETGWYLVRQNDAWRNVSLLLLFGMFIIPFLGTMGRAVRRNRALMVAWAIFLLVMHWVDIFWLVMPQYSPDKLPFGPMEIACLIGLGGFFIGNLAWIAAERPLLAFRDPRLTESLTLENM comes from the coding sequence ATGGGCCATCATCAAAAACAGATCAAAGTTTCCAACGACGAAACGATTCGCCTGGGCGATATTCGCTCCGTCCTGATGGTCGGCGGATATGGCGCGGGTTTGGCCGGGATGCTGGTCGCGCTGGTGATGGGGATTATGGCTGGAGATCGCCTCCGCCATTTCTTCTTCGCCTATCTGACCAACTATCTGTTCTTCCTGAGCATCGCTCTCGGAGCGCTCGGCTTCATCGCCTTGCAACACCTCACGCGAGCCGGCTGGAGCGCCTCGGTCCGCCGCATCACGGAAATCATTGCAATGACTTTGGCGCCGATGGCGCTGTTGTTCCTGCCGATTTTGTTCTCGGTTCTGTCGGGCAGTCACTCGCTGTACGAATGGAATAACTCCGAACTGGTTGCGACCAACCATGTGTTGGCCGGGAAGGCCCCGTACCTGAATTCGACCTTCTTCGCGATCCGCGCGGTCCTGTACTTCGCCGTTTGGATTGCCGCGGCCCGCTTCTTCTTTGCGAAGTCGACGGCCCAGGACGAATCGGGGGATCCGAGCCTGACTCTGCGGATGGAGAGCAAGAGCCCGCTGGTCGTCGCCGCGTTCGCTTTGACGGTCACGTTCGCTTCGATCGACTGGGCGATGTCGCTCGACCCGATGTGGTTCAGCACCATGTACGGCGTCTACTTCTTCGCCGGGGCGATGGTGGCGTTCTTCTCGTTCACGCTGATCTGCTGCTCCGTTCTGCAATCGTGGGGCAAGCTGACCGAAGTGATCACGGTCGAACGTTATCACGACTTGAGCAAGTTTATCTGGGGCTTCACCCTCTTCTGGGGTTACATCGCCTTCAGCCAATACCTGCTCTATTGGTACGGCAACATTCCGGAAGAAACCGGTTGGTATTTAGTGCGACAAAATGACGCATGGCGGAACGTTTCGCTACTGTTACTATTTGGGATGTTCATTATCCCGTTCCTGGGAACGATGGGCCGTGCAGTGCGCCGCAATCGCGCGTTAATGGTCGCCTGGGCGATCTTCCTGCTGGTGATGCACTGGGTCGACATTTTCTGGCTCGTCATGCCGCAATACTCGCCGGATAAACTCCCCTTTGGGCCGATGGAAATCGCCTGCCTGATTGGTCTCGGCGGCTTCTTCATCGGGAACTTGGCTTGGATCGCTGCCGAACGTCCGTTGTTGGCCTTCCGTGATCCGCGTCTCACGGAATCGCTTACGCTGGAAAACATGTAA
- the nrfD gene encoding NrfD/PsrC family molybdoenzyme membrane anchor subunit, giving the protein MATVEEVADITLETPGKRAPLVTGGLKFGSITEIVAGVPEQEKPPLAWYIGFCVSVAALGMLFALIGYLVMTGVGVWGNNVPVYWGWPIVNFVFWVGIGHAGTLISAILCIFRQNWRTSINRFAEAMTIFAVACAGIFPAIHIGRVWVFYWLFPYPSLYLNMWPNFRSPLLWDVFAVSTYATVSILFWYMGMIPDLATLRDRTKSRVHQIGYGIASLGWTGSARQWHRYEKAYILLAALAAPLVLSVHTIVSFDFAVSQLPGWHTTIFPPYFVAGAVFSGFGMVLTLIVPARQWFGLKELVTTRHLENICKILLATGSMVGYAYAMEFFMAWYSGVAAEQFTFQNRAFGPYYWAYWTMITCNVVVPQIFWFKKCRTTPWIMFVASIFVNIGMWFERFVITVTSLSRDFLPSSWGYFTPTWVDIGMFIGSFGLFFTLFLLFLRFLPMVAMAEVKSVMPHGEHDPIAQADHV; this is encoded by the coding sequence CTCAAGTTCGGCTCCATCACGGAGATCGTCGCCGGCGTACCGGAACAAGAGAAACCGCCGCTGGCGTGGTACATCGGTTTTTGCGTCTCGGTAGCCGCACTCGGCATGCTGTTCGCGCTGATCGGTTACCTGGTGATGACCGGCGTCGGGGTCTGGGGCAATAACGTCCCGGTCTACTGGGGCTGGCCGATCGTGAACTTCGTGTTCTGGGTCGGTATTGGTCACGCCGGTACGCTCATTTCGGCCATTCTCTGCATCTTCCGTCAGAACTGGCGTACGAGCATCAACCGCTTCGCCGAAGCGATGACGATCTTCGCGGTCGCTTGTGCCGGTATCTTCCCGGCGATCCACATCGGTCGCGTCTGGGTCTTCTATTGGCTGTTCCCGTATCCAAGCTTGTATCTCAACATGTGGCCAAACTTCCGCAGCCCGCTGCTGTGGGACGTGTTCGCCGTGTCGACCTACGCGACCGTGTCGATTTTGTTCTGGTACATGGGGATGATTCCGGATCTCGCGACCCTTCGCGACCGCACCAAGTCGCGCGTTCACCAGATCGGTTACGGCATCGCTTCGCTCGGCTGGACCGGGTCGGCTCGCCAATGGCATCGGTACGAAAAAGCGTACATCCTGCTGGCCGCGCTCGCCGCTCCGCTGGTTCTCTCCGTCCATACGATCGTTAGCTTCGACTTCGCCGTTTCGCAGTTGCCGGGTTGGCATACCACGATCTTCCCGCCGTACTTCGTCGCGGGCGCCGTGTTTAGCGGTTTCGGGATGGTGCTGACCTTGATCGTGCCGGCACGCCAGTGGTTTGGGTTGAAGGAGCTGGTCACCACGCGTCACTTGGAAAACATCTGCAAGATTCTGCTCGCGACCGGTTCGATGGTCGGTTACGCCTACGCGATGGAATTCTTCATGGCGTGGTACAGCGGCGTGGCGGCTGAGCAGTTCACCTTCCAGAATCGCGCCTTCGGGCCTTACTACTGGGCCTACTGGACGATGATCACCTGCAACGTGGTCGTTCCCCAGATCTTCTGGTTCAAGAAGTGCCGCACCACTCCTTGGATCATGTTTGTCGCCAGCATTTTTGTGAACATCGGCATGTGGTTCGAGCGGTTCGTGATTACGGTCACGTCGCTGTCTCGCGACTTCCTGCCGTCGAGCTGGGGTTACTTCACCCCGACTTGGGTCGACATCGGCATGTTCATCGGCAGCTTCGGTTTGTTTTTCACGCTGTTCCTCTTGTTCCTGCGGTTCCTGCCGATGGTAGCCATGGCGGAAGTCAAGAGCGTTATGCCGCACGGCGAACATGATCCCATTGCACAGGCCGACCATGTCTAA
- a CDS encoding SCO family protein translates to MSPVAKFANAALLLLALTATSQQLRAAVPGTDPPEIRDLEIVEHPNEKLPLDLTFQDDRGETVRLGDLFRGTKPVILSMNYSSCPMLCRVQLNALVVGLDQVLWTAGEEYEVISVSIDPTETSEKAHATKEKYLELYGRPESADGWHFLVGDEKSIKTLADSIGFPFRYLPDEKQYAHPALLTLCTPDGRISRYMYGVEFPPQTLRLSLVEASEGKIGTTTDRFLLFCFHYDATKGAYGPTAANIMKLGGAAMLVALLAYLVPYWAASHFRKRKRAEEASAANWPVEENVSVTTR, encoded by the coding sequence ATGTCGCCGGTCGCCAAGTTCGCCAACGCCGCCCTTCTGCTGCTCGCCCTTACGGCGACATCGCAGCAGTTGCGCGCCGCTGTGCCTGGGACCGACCCACCCGAAATTCGCGACCTCGAAATTGTTGAGCATCCGAACGAAAAGCTGCCGCTGGATCTCACCTTTCAAGATGATCGCGGCGAGACGGTTCGCTTGGGAGATCTCTTCCGGGGGACGAAGCCGGTCATTCTTTCGATGAACTACTCCAGCTGCCCGATGCTTTGCCGCGTGCAGTTGAACGCCTTGGTGGTTGGCCTCGATCAGGTGCTTTGGACCGCCGGGGAAGAGTACGAAGTGATCTCGGTCAGCATCGATCCGACGGAAACGTCGGAGAAGGCGCACGCGACCAAGGAAAAATATCTCGAACTCTACGGTCGGCCCGAGAGCGCCGACGGTTGGCACTTTCTGGTCGGCGACGAGAAGAGCATCAAGACGCTGGCCGATTCGATCGGCTTTCCGTTTCGATATTTGCCGGACGAAAAGCAATACGCTCACCCGGCGCTACTGACCTTGTGCACTCCCGACGGGCGAATCTCCCGTTACATGTATGGTGTAGAATTCCCGCCGCAAACGTTGCGGTTGTCGTTGGTGGAAGCGAGCGAAGGAAAGATCGGAACGACCACGGATCGGTTCTTGCTGTTCTGCTTTCATTACGACGCCACCAAAGGCGCTTACGGCCCAACGGCTGCGAATATTATGAAACTCGGCGGAGCGGCCATGTTGGTCGCATTGCTGGCATACCTCGTTCCGTATTGGGCGGCTTCTCATTTCCGTAAGCGAAAGCGAGCGGAAGAAGCGTCCGCGGCGAACTGGCCTGTCGAAGAGAACGTCTCTGTCACCACGCGCTAA
- a CDS encoding quinol:electron acceptor oxidoreductase subunit ActD has product MSKSTEKTSPKSLGLLVEFEDQHQLLKACEAVRDAGLTKTDAHVPFPVHGIDEALGIRKTMLPWLVLAMGLTGGISGLAMQYYMNATEQPGMLLSGYPYMISGKPTFSLPANIPVTFELTILLSAFGAFFGMIALNKLPVFSNPLFRHKNFARATNDRFFLTVDATDPKYKGQKHREMLEKFSPVAIDEIEADPSCDQIPKFMKYVVIVLLAALTVPPMMVWNARNTTSPHPRIHPIQDMDNQLKKKTQTTSPIFADGRAMRPRVPGSVARGEWQPLEFLTGVVPGGEATSNVALLQDEEKPAEDKPAAEDKPAEEKPADEAKPAEEKPADEKPAGDKPAAADAAAEEKPPEPDWVTTFPETLEINAKLMERGQQRYNIYCAVCHGVSGEGNGLVSLRAFELQQPTWVQPTNLHDPNVTKQPVGRVFNTITNGIRKMPSYEAQITPEDRWAIVLYLKALQKSRDATIQDVPQIEADALKGQGN; this is encoded by the coding sequence ATGTCTAAGAGCACGGAAAAGACGAGTCCTAAATCGCTCGGCCTTTTGGTCGAGTTTGAAGATCAGCACCAACTGCTGAAGGCATGCGAAGCGGTGCGTGACGCAGGGCTGACCAAGACCGACGCGCACGTTCCGTTCCCGGTGCACGGCATCGACGAAGCGCTCGGCATTCGCAAGACCATGCTGCCGTGGTTGGTGCTGGCGATGGGGCTGACCGGCGGTATCTCCGGCCTGGCGATGCAGTACTACATGAACGCGACCGAACAGCCGGGGATGCTGCTCTCGGGTTACCCGTACATGATCTCGGGCAAGCCGACCTTCAGCTTGCCGGCCAACATTCCGGTCACGTTCGAGCTCACGATTCTGCTGTCGGCGTTTGGCGCCTTCTTCGGCATGATCGCTTTGAACAAGTTGCCGGTATTCTCGAATCCGCTCTTCCGCCACAAGAACTTCGCCCGTGCGACGAATGATCGCTTCTTCCTGACGGTCGACGCGACCGACCCGAAGTACAAGGGGCAGAAGCATCGGGAAATGCTCGAGAAATTCTCGCCGGTTGCGATCGATGAGATCGAAGCCGATCCGAGCTGCGACCAGATTCCGAAGTTCATGAAATACGTCGTGATCGTCCTGCTGGCCGCGCTGACCGTGCCGCCGATGATGGTTTGGAACGCACGTAACACGACTTCGCCGCACCCCCGTATCCATCCGATTCAGGACATGGATAACCAACTGAAGAAGAAGACGCAGACCACTTCGCCGATCTTCGCTGACGGCCGTGCGATGCGTCCCCGCGTGCCGGGCTCGGTTGCTCGCGGAGAATGGCAGCCGCTCGAATTCTTGACCGGCGTCGTCCCCGGCGGTGAAGCGACCTCGAACGTCGCGCTGCTGCAAGACGAAGAGAAGCCAGCCGAAGACAAGCCCGCCGCCGAAGATAAACCGGCGGAAGAAAAGCCTGCCGATGAAGCCAAGCCGGCGGAAGAGAAACCGGCCGACGAAAAGCCCGCCGGCGACAAGCCTGCCGCTGCGGACGCCGCCGCCGAAGAGAAGCCGCCGGAACCCGATTGGGTGACGACCTTCCCGGAAACGCTCGAGATCAACGCGAAGTTGATGGAACGCGGGCAGCAGCGCTACAACATTTACTGCGCCGTCTGTCACGGCGTGTCCGGCGAGGGGAACGGACTCGTTTCGCTCCGCGCCTTTGAGTTGCAGCAGCCGACCTGGGTTCAGCCGACCAACCTGCATGACCCCAACGTTACGAAGCAGCCGGTTGGCCGAGTCTTCAACACGATCACCAACGGTATTCGCAAGATGCCGAGCTATGAAGCTCAGATCACGCCGGAAGATCGCTGGGCGATCGTCCTCTACCTGAAAGCGCTGCAGAAATCGCGTGACGCGACGATTCAGGATGTTCCGCAAATCGAAGCCGACGCGCTGAAGGGTCAAGGAAACTAA